The genome window CAGCCTTCAGCTGCTTGTTACCCAGCAGAAAAGCCAGACAATGTGGCCAGGCCTTTTGAAGCTGAAAACCCTGATTTTTACATAGatattgtgattttttaattttaattttattatttatttgtttattgttgagatggagtctcgctctgttgcccaggctagagtgcagtggtgtgatctcagctcactgcaacctccaccctacaggttcaagcgattctcctgcctcagccactggagcagctgggattacaggtgtgcaccaccacacctggctaatttttgtaatttcagcaGAGacaagttttaccatgttggccaggcaggtcttgaactcctgatctcaagtgatccacccgccttggcctcccaaagtgctgggattacaggcgtgagccactgcaccccgcctgatattgtgatttttttttttaaacataggtGAAATTTTTGAAAGTGCAGTTGGCCAAAGAAAGACATCTTTGAGTTAGATACAGCCTCAGGCCGATAATCTTATAACCTCCAACTTGGGAAACTCAGCACACGAAGGCTGTAAGGACTAAGTGGCCCAGAGGGAGGGGAGTTCCCAGGGGTAACCCTCACCCTAAATCTGGTACCTGCTTCTCCATCTCCAGAGCACAAGACGTCCCCCACCCAATGCCAGGCAGCTGGAGAGGTCTCCAACAAGCTTCCAAAATGGCCTGGTGAGTGGTGCAGGATCTCTGCCCTGGGTGCTGGAGATGGAAGCCCAAATCTGGCTTCACATGACTCATTCACTTGACGCTTATTCAATCCCTTCTTTGCTGGCTCacacactcatttgtttattcattcgttcattcattcattcacttatttgatGATGCCATCATTTCACCATTCACTCCACCACTCcctcaaataatatttattgccCTTCAATAAGCCTGCACTGGGTGTTAACATCTCATTTTCAGGCTGAGAGAATGAATGAGGGGCAAGTGAATGATGgagtgagtgagtggatgaaGTGAGAAGTTGATGAGGATGGGAGTAATGGAAAGTGAGAATAAACCAGTGAATAGGAGAATTGCTAAATTACAAAATACTTACTCTCACATACTGGTCTAAGCATGTTAGGTATATTAAATCATTAAAGTCTCGCACAATCccaatattatccccattttccagatgaggctACTGAGGCATGGTGGGATGTATAACATGCTCAGAATTGCTCCAAATGGTagagcctggatttgaacccaggcacgTGGGCTCCACCGTCTTAACTCTTAACACTCCCTCCCATGACCTCCCCACGGTGAGTCGGTAGTgatcaagagaagaaaaagtttagtgagtaaatgaaggaatgagaaaaggtggccgggcatcgtggcttacacctgtaatcccagcactttgggaggccaaggcgggtggatcacctgaggtcaggagttcaagaccagcccggccaacatagtgaaacccccgtctctattaaaaatacaaaaattagctggacgtggtggtgggtgcctgtaatcccagctacttgggaggccgaggcgggagaattgcttaaactcaggaggtagaggttgccgtgagctgagattgcgccactgcactccagcctgggcaatagggtaagatccatctcagaaaaaaaaagagagagagagtaaaggtCTAAAAGGAGTGgacagaaaaacaagagaaaggatgagtgaatgaatggatgtggAAATGAGTGAActaatgaatgagtgggtgactGAATGAAGCAGTTGATGAAGACAGTAtgggggccagatgtggtggctcacacctgtaatcccagcaccttgagaggccaaggcagaaggattgcttgaacccaggagttcaagaccagcctgggcaaaatagtgagaacttagctctacaaaaaacaaaaaagaaaaattagccaggcatggcagtgggcgcctttagtcccagctactcgggaggctgaggtgggaagattgcttgagcctgcaaGGTTGCGGCTGCGgtgggccatgattgtgccaccgcagtccagcctgggcaacatagtgagaccccatctctacaaaaaaataaaaaaattatctggacatgatgtcacatgtctgtggtcccagctacttgggaggtacagtagggaggatcgcttgagcccaggaggttgaggctgctgtgagctatgatcacaccactgcattctagcctgggcaacaaagccagaccctgtctcaaagcaaaacaaaacaaacaaaaaagactgtgTGGGGAACAGATGCAAATCATGGTGGCAGTGCTGGCCTTGTGGTGGCTGGCCCTTGCCCTGCCTCTCGCATACCCCTACCCTGACATGCCCCTGGCCTTTGCAGAGCCGGTGGAGCAGTTCTACCGCTCACTGCAGGACACGTATCAGGCCGAGCCTGCAGGCCCCGATGGCATCCTGATGGAGGTGGACCTGGTGCAGGCCAGGCTGGAGAGGAGCAGCAGCAAGAGCCTGGAGCGGGAACTGGCCACCCCGGACTGGGCAGAACGGCAGCTGGCCCAAGGAGGCCTGGCTGAGGGGCTGCTGGCTGCCAAGGAGCGCCGGAGGCCGCGTGAGACACAAGTGATTGCTATGCTGGGCAAAGCTGGTCAGGGCAAGAGCTATTGGGCTGGGGCAGTGAGCCGGGCCTGGGCTTGTGGCCGGCTTCCCCAATACGACTTTGTCTTCTCTGTGCCCTGCCACTGCTTGAACCGTCCGGGGGATGTCTACCGCCTACAGGACCTGCTCTTCTCCCTGGGCCCACGGCCACTCCTGGCAGCCGATGAGGTTTTCAGCCACATCATGAAGAGACCTGACCGCGTTCTGCTCATCCTAGATGCCTTTGAGGAGCTGGAAGCGCAAGACGGCTTCCTGCACAGCACATGTGGACCCGCACCGGCTGAGCCCTGCTCCCTCCGGGGACTGCTAGCTGGCCTTTTCCAGAAGAAGCTGCTCCGAGGTTGCACCCTCCTCCTCACAGCCCGGCCCCGGGGTCGCCTGGTCCAGAACCTGAGCAAGGCCGACGCCCTGTTTGAGCTGTCCGGGTTCTCCATGGAGCAGGCCCAAGCCTATGTGATGCGCTACTTTGAGTGCTCAGGGATGACCGAGCACCAAGACAGAGCCCTGGCACTCCTCCGGGACCGGCCATTTCTTCTCAGTCACAGCCATAGCCCCACTTTGTGCCGGGCAGTGTGCCAGCTCTTAGAGGCCCTACTGGAGCTTGGGGAGGACGCCGAGCTGCCCTCCACGCTCACGGGACTCTATGTCGGCCTGCTGGGCCGTGCAGCCCTCAGCGGCCCCCCGGGGGCCCTGGCAGAGCTGGCCAAGTTGGCCTGGGAGCTGGGCCGCAGACACCAAAGTACCCTACAGGAGGACCAGTTCCCATCTGCAGACGTGAGGACCTGGGCGATGGCCAAAGGCTTAGTGCAACACCCCCCAGGGGCCACAGAGTCCGAGCTGGCCTTCCCCAGCTTCCTCCTGCAGTGCTTCCTGGGGGCCCTGTGGCTGACTCTGAGTGGTGAAATCAAGGACAAGGAGCTCCCGCAGTATCTAGCATTGACCCCAAGGAAGAAGAGGCCCTATGACAACTGGCTGGAGGGCGTGCCACGCTTTCTGACTGGGCTGATCTTCCAGCCTCGCGCCCGCTGCCTGGGAGCCCTAGTTGGGCCATCGGTGACTGCCTTGGCGGACAGGAAGCAGAAGGTGCTAGCAAGGTACTTGAAGCGGCTGCAGCCGGGGACACTGCGGGCGCGGCAGCTGCTGGAGCTGCTGCACTGCACCCACGAGGCTGAGGAGGCTGGAATTTGGCAGCACGTGGTGCAGGAGCTCCCCGCCCGCCTCTCTTTTCTGGGCACCCGTCTCATGCCTCCCGATGCTCATGTATTGGGCAAGGCCTTGGAGGCGGCAGGCCAAGACTTCTCCCTGGACCTCCGCAGCACTGGCATTGACCCCTCTGGATTGGGGAGCCTCGTGGGACTCAGCTGTGTCACCCATTTCAGGTGGGGCGAGGGGCCAGGGGAAGAGGCATCCTTGTGTTGGGCATTAACTGTGGTCTTGGTGCCAAGCCCAGTGCCCTGTGGGGTCTCTTTTAGTACTCAGGGCAGCCGGGTGGGGCAGAAAGGATTCTCTCCATTTTTAAGATGAGGATGTTGACACTCAGAGAGGGGCAGCCACTTGCCACACAGCAAGTGAGAGGCAGTGGCATTCTCCCAATCAATATTTGAAGGCCCACCATGTGCCAGTCACTGGGATATGTCTAGAATCTGAGACTGACCTGGGCtcaaatttgttttattctttccacCCCCTGAGCAAGCCACCATTTTCTTATGCTAAGAGTAAAGCCATGGCCTCCCCTTGGACTCTCTGCCTCCATTCTCTCCTCTTCCACTCTATTTTATATTCAGCAACCAGACGAATCTTCTCAGAACTTGAATCTGATTGCATCCCATCCCTGCTTACAATCCTTCAGGGACACTCCACCACTGTCACGATGAAGTTTAAATTCCTTAATTTGGTTTCATTAAGTTGGTCTGCAATCTGCTTGAGCATTTCAGCTTAATCTCCAGAGGATTCCTTCCATATTCCCCCCTAAACATACTTTACCCAAGCTGCAAGGTCCTACATAATTGTGCCAATAATTTGGCAGTGAGCTTCCTGGTAGCCGaagcaaaaagtgaaagaaaaccaCCATGCGAGTTGTGAGAAAGTAGGAATCAACAAAGGCTGGAGTGGTCATAgaaggctttctgggaaaggtaGAGGTTGAGctaaagaaagaaagtattttaatagGTAGGAGGACCCTTCATGGAGCTGCCCTTCCACTAAGGTCTAGCCTGGTCACAGTGCCTGGGTCTGAGGCCCTCCCTCCACAGGGCTGCCTTGAG of Rhinopithecus roxellana isolate Shanxi Qingling chromosome 20, ASM756505v1, whole genome shotgun sequence contains these proteins:
- the CIITA gene encoding MHC class II transactivator isoform X5; this translates as MRCLAPHPAGSYLSEPQGSSQCATMELGPLEGSYLELLNSDADPLCLYHIYDQMDLAGEEEIELYSEPDTDTINCDQFSRLLCDMEGDEETKEAYANIAELDQYVFQDSQLEGLSKDIFIEHIGPDEVIGDSMEMPAEVGQKSQKRPFPEELPADLKHWKPAEPPAVVTGSFLVGPVSSSSTLPCLPLPALFNQEPASSRMCLEETHQMPMPSSSSSLSCLNLPEGPVQFVPTVSTLPQGLWQISGTGTGVSSIFIYHGEVPQASQVPPPSGLTVHGLPTSPDRPGSTSPFAPSATDLPSMPEPALTSRANVTEHKTSPTQCQAAGEVSNKLPKWPEPVEQFYRSLQDTYQAEPAGPDGILMEVDLVQARLERSSSKSLERELATPDWAERQLAQGGLAEGLLAAKERRRPRETQVIAMLGKAGQGKSYWAGAVSRAWACGRLPQYDFVFSVPCHCLNRPGDVYRLQDLLFSLGPRPLLAADEVFSHIMKRPDRVLLILDAFEELEAQDGFLHSTCGPAPAEPCSLRGLLAGLFQKKLLRGCTLLLTARPRGRLVQNLSKADALFELSGFSMEQAQAYVMRYFECSGMTEHQDRALALLRDRPFLLSHSHSPTLCRAVCQLLEALLELGEDAELPSTLTGLYVGLLGRAALSGPPGALAELAKLAWELGRRHQSTLQEDQFPSADVRTWAMAKGLVQHPPGATESELAFPSFLLQCFLGALWLTLSGEIKDKELPQYLALTPRKKRPYDNWLEGVPRFLTGLIFQPRARCLGALVGPSVTALADRKQKVLARYLKRLQPGTLRARQLLELLHCTHEAEEAGIWQHVVQELPARLSFLGTRLMPPDAHVLGKALEAAGQDFSLDLRSTGIDPSGLGSLVGLSCVTHFRAALSDTVALWESLRQHGQTELLQAAEEKFTIEPFKAKSLKDVEDLGKLVQTQRTRSSSEDTAGELPAVRDLKKLEFALGPISGPQAFPKLVQILTAFSSLQHLDLDALSENKIGDEGVSQLSATFPQLKSLETLNLSQNSITDLGAYKLAEGLPSLAASLLRLSLYNNCICDMGAESLARVLPDMVSLRVMDVQYNKFTAAGAQQLAASLRKCPHVETLAMWTPTIPFSVQEHLQQQDSRISLR
- the CIITA gene encoding MHC class II transactivator isoform X8, which encodes MRCLAPHPAGSYLLEPQGSSQCATMELGPLEGSYLELLNSDADPLCLYHIYDQMDLAGEEEIELYSEPDTDTINCDQFSRLLCDMEGDEETKEAYANIAELDQYVFQDSQLEGLSKDIFKHIGPDEVIGDSMEMPAEVGQKSQKRPFPEELPADLKHWKPAEPPAVVTGSFLVGPVSSSSTLPCLPLPALFNQEPASSRMCLEETHQMPMPSSSSSLSCLNLPEGPVQFVPTVSTLPQGLWQISGTGTGVSSIFIYHGEVPQASQVPPPSGLTVHGLPTSPDRPGSTSPFAPSATDLPSMPEPALTSRANVTEHKTSPTQCQAAGEVSNKLPKWPEPVEQFYRSLQDTYQAEPAGPDGILMEVDLVQARLERSSSKSLERELATPDWAERQLAQGGLAEGLLAAKERRRPRETQVIAMLGKAGQGKSYWAGAVSRAWACGRLPQYDFVFSVPCHCLNRPGDVYRLQDLLFSLGPRPLLAADEVFSHIMKRPDRVLLILDAFEELEAQDGFLHSTCGPAPAEPCSLRGLLAGLFQKKLLRGCTLLLTARPRGRLVQNLSKADALFELSGFSMEQAQAYVMRYFECSGMTEHQDRALALLRDRPFLLSHSHSPTLCRAVCQLLEALLELGEDAELPSTLTGLYVGLLGRAALSGPPGALAELAKLAWELGRRHQSTLQEDQFPSADVRTWAMAKGLVQHPPGATESELAFPSFLLQCFLGALWLTLSGEIKDKELPQYLALTPRKKRPYDNWLEGVPRFLTGLIFQPRARCLGALVGPSVTALADRKQKVLARYLKRLQPGTLRARQLLELLHCTHEAEEAGIWQHVVQELPARLSFLGTRLMPPDAHVLGKALEAAGQDFSLDLRSTGIDPSGLGSLVGLSCVTHFRAALSDTVALWESLRQHGQTELLQAAEEKFTIEPFKAKSLKDVEDLGKLVQTQRTRSSSEDTAGELPAVRDLKKLEFALGPISGPQAFPKLVQILTAFSSLQHLDLDALSENKIGDEGVSQLSATFPQLKSLETLNLSQNSITDLGAYKLAEGLPSLAASLLRLSLYNNCICDMGAESLARVLPDMVSLRVMDVQYNKFTAAGAQQLAASLRKCPHVETLAMWTPTIPFSVQEHLQQQDSRISLR
- the CIITA gene encoding MHC class II transactivator isoform X10, producing the protein MPCSATVSTGTSSFLLMTASSASSAVPAFPEELPADLKHWKPAEPPAVVTGSFLVGPVSSSSTLPCLPLPALFNQEPASSRMCLEETHQMPMPSSSSSLSCLNLPEGPVQFVPTVSTLPQGLWQISGTGTGVSSIFIYHGEVPQASQVPPPSGLTVHGLPTSPDRPGSTSPFAPSATDLPSMPEPALTSRANVTEHKTSPTQCQAAGEVSNKLPKWPEPVEQFYRSLQDTYQAEPAGPDGILMEVDLVQARLERSSSKSLERELATPDWAERQLAQGGLAEGLLAAKERRRPRETQVIAMLGKAGQGKSYWAGAVSRAWACGRLPQYDFVFSVPCHCLNRPGDVYRLQDLLFSLGPRPLLAADEVFSHIMKRPDRVLLILDAFEELEAQDGFLHSTCGPAPAEPCSLRGLLAGLFQKKLLRGCTLLLTARPRGRLVQNLSKADALFELSGFSMEQAQAYVMRYFECSGMTEHQDRALALLRDRPFLLSHSHSPTLCRAVCQLLEALLELGEDAELPSTLTGLYVGLLGRAALSGPPGALAELAKLAWELGRRHQSTLQEDQFPSADVRTWAMAKGLVQHPPGATESELAFPSFLLQCFLGALWLTLSGEIKDKELPQYLALTPRKKRPYDNWLEGVPRFLTGLIFQPRARCLGALVGPSVTALADRKQKVLARYLKRLQPGTLRARQLLELLHCTHEAEEAGIWQHVVQELPARLSFLGTRLMPPDAHVLGKALEAAGQDFSLDLRSTGIDPSGLGSLVGLSCVTHFRAALSDTVALWESLRQHGQTELLQAAEEKFTIEPFKAKSLKDVEDLGKLVQTQRTRSSSEDTAGELPAVRDLKKLEFALGPISGPQAFPKLVQILTAFSSLQHLDLDALSENKIGDEGVSQLSATFPQLKSLETLNLSQNSITDLGAYKLAEGLPSLAASLLRLSLYNNCICDMGAESLARVLPDMVSLRVMDVQYNKFTAAGAQQLAASLRKCPHVETLAMWTPTIPFSVQEHLQQQDSRISLR
- the CIITA gene encoding MHC class II transactivator isoform X9, with the translated sequence MELGPLEGSYLELLNSDADPLCLYHIYDQMDLAGEEEIELYSEPDTDTINCDQFSRLLCDMEGDEETKEAYANIAELDQYVFQDSQLEGLSKDIFIEHIGPDEVIGDSMEMPAEVGQKSQKRPFPEELPADLKHWKPAEPPAVVTGSFLVGPVSSSSTLPCLPLPALFNQEPASSRMCLEETHQMPMPSSSSSLSCLNLPEGPVQFVPTVSTLPQGLWQISGTGTGVSSIFIYHGEVPQASQVPPPSGLTVHGLPTSPDRPGSTSPFAPSATDLPSMPEPALTSRANVTEHKTSPTQCQAAGEVSNKLPKWPEPVEQFYRSLQDTYQAEPAGPDGILMEVDLVQARLERSSSKSLERELATPDWAERQLAQGGLAEGLLAAKERRRPRETQVIAMLGKAGQGKSYWAGAVSRAWACGRLPQYDFVFSVPCHCLNRPGDVYRLQDLLFSLGPRPLLAADEVFSHIMKRPDRVLLILDAFEELEAQDGFLHSTCGPAPAEPCSLRGLLAGLFQKKLLRGCTLLLTARPRGRLVQNLSKADALFELSGFSMEQAQAYVMRYFECSGMTEHQDRALALLRDRPFLLSHSHSPTLCRAVCQLLEALLELGEDAELPSTLTGLYVGLLGRAALSGPPGALAELAKLAWELGRRHQSTLQEDQFPSADVRTWAMAKGLVQHPPGATESELAFPSFLLQCFLGALWLTLSGEIKDKELPQYLALTPRKKRPYDNWLEGVPRFLTGLIFQPRARCLGALVGPSVTALADRKQKVLARYLKRLQPGTLRARQLLELLHCTHEAEEAGIWQHVVQELPARLSFLGTRLMPPDAHVLGKALEAAGQDFSLDLRSTGIDPSGLGSLVGLSCVTHFRAALSDTVALWESLRQHGQTELLQAAEEKFTIEPFKAKSLKDVEDLGKLVQTQRTRSSSEDTAGELPAVRDLKKLEFALGPISGPQAFPKLVQILTAFSSLQHLDLDALSENKIGDEGVSQLSATFPQLKSLETLNLSQNSITDLGAYKLAEGLPSLAASLLRLSLYNNCICDMGAESLARVLPDMVSLRVMDVQYNKFTAAGAQQLAASLRKCPHVETLAMWTPTIPFSVQEHLQQQDSRISLR
- the CIITA gene encoding MHC class II transactivator isoform X6, whose translation is MRCLAPHPAGSYLLEPQGSSQCATMELGPLEGSYLELLNSDADPLCLYHIYDQMDLAGEEEIELYSEPDTDTINCDQFSRLLCDMEGDEETKEAYANIAELDQYVFQDSQLEGLSKDIFIEHIGPDEVIGDSMEMPAEVGQKSQKRPFPEELPADLKHWKPAEPPAVVTGSFLVGPVSSSSTLPCLPLPALFNQEPASSRMCLEETHQMPMPSSSSSLSCLNLPEGPVQFVPTVSTLPQGLWQISGTGTGVSSIFIYHGEVPQASQVPPPSGLTVHGLPTSPDRPGSTSPFAPSATDLPSMPEPALTSRANVTEHKTSPTQCQAAGEVSNKLPKWPEPVEQFYRSLQDTYQAEPAGPDGILMEVDLVQARLERSSSKSLERELATPDWAERQLAQGGLAEGLLAAKERRRPRETQVIAMLGKAGQGKSYWAGAVSRAWACGRLPQYDFVFSVPCHCLNRPGDVYRLQDLLFSLGPRPLLAADEVFSHIMKRPDRVLLILDAFEELEAQDGFLHSTCGPAPAEPCSLRGLLAGLFQKKLLRGCTLLLTARPRGRLVQNLSKADALFELSGFSMEQAQAYVMRYFECSGMTEHQDRALALLRDRPFLLSHSHSPTLCRAVCQLLEALLELGEDAELPSTLTGLYVGLLGRAALSGPPGALAELAKLAWELGRRHQSTLQEDQFPSADVRTWAMAKGLVQHPPGATESELAFPSFLLQCFLGALWLTLSGEIKDKELPQYLALTPRKKRPYDNWLEGVPRFLTGLIFQPRARCLGALVGPSVTALADRKQKVLARYLKRLQPGTLRARQLLELLHCTHEAEEAGIWQHVVQELPARLSFLGTRLMPPDAHVLGKALEAAGQDFSLDLRSTGIDPSGLGSLVGLSCVTHFRAALSDTVALWESLRQHGQTELLQAAEEKFTIEPFKAKSLKDVEDLGKLVQTQRTRSSSEDTAGELPAVRDLKKLEFALGPISGPQAFPKLVQILTAFSSLQHLDLDALSENKIGDEGVSQLSATFPQLKSLETLNLSQNSITDLGAYKLAEGLPSLAASLLRLSLYNNCICDMGAESLARVLPDMVSLRVMDVQYNKFTAAGAQQLAASLRKCPHVETLAMWTPTIPFSVQEHLQQQDSRISLR
- the CIITA gene encoding MHC class II transactivator isoform X7, yielding MRCLAPHPAGSYLSEPQGSSQCATMELGPLEGSYLELLNSDADPLCLYHIYDQMDLAGEEEIELYSEPDTDTINCDQFSRLLCDMEGDEETKEAYANIAELDQYVFQDSQLEGLSKDIFKHIGPDEVIGDSMEMPAEVGQKSQKRPFPEELPADLKHWKPAEPPAVVTGSFLVGPVSSSSTLPCLPLPALFNQEPASSRMCLEETHQMPMPSSSSSLSCLNLPEGPVQFVPTVSTLPQGLWQISGTGTGVSSIFIYHGEVPQASQVPPPSGLTVHGLPTSPDRPGSTSPFAPSATDLPSMPEPALTSRANVTEHKTSPTQCQAAGEVSNKLPKWPEPVEQFYRSLQDTYQAEPAGPDGILMEVDLVQARLERSSSKSLERELATPDWAERQLAQGGLAEGLLAAKERRRPRETQVIAMLGKAGQGKSYWAGAVSRAWACGRLPQYDFVFSVPCHCLNRPGDVYRLQDLLFSLGPRPLLAADEVFSHIMKRPDRVLLILDAFEELEAQDGFLHSTCGPAPAEPCSLRGLLAGLFQKKLLRGCTLLLTARPRGRLVQNLSKADALFELSGFSMEQAQAYVMRYFECSGMTEHQDRALALLRDRPFLLSHSHSPTLCRAVCQLLEALLELGEDAELPSTLTGLYVGLLGRAALSGPPGALAELAKLAWELGRRHQSTLQEDQFPSADVRTWAMAKGLVQHPPGATESELAFPSFLLQCFLGALWLTLSGEIKDKELPQYLALTPRKKRPYDNWLEGVPRFLTGLIFQPRARCLGALVGPSVTALADRKQKVLARYLKRLQPGTLRARQLLELLHCTHEAEEAGIWQHVVQELPARLSFLGTRLMPPDAHVLGKALEAAGQDFSLDLRSTGIDPSGLGSLVGLSCVTHFRAALSDTVALWESLRQHGQTELLQAAEEKFTIEPFKAKSLKDVEDLGKLVQTQRTRSSSEDTAGELPAVRDLKKLEFALGPISGPQAFPKLVQILTAFSSLQHLDLDALSENKIGDEGVSQLSATFPQLKSLETLNLSQNSITDLGAYKLAEGLPSLAASLLRLSLYNNCICDMGAESLARVLPDMVSLRVMDVQYNKFTAAGAQQLAASLRKCPHVETLAMWTPTIPFSVQEHLQQQDSRISLR